One stretch of Siphonobacter curvatus DNA includes these proteins:
- a CDS encoding FKBP-type peptidyl-prolyl cis-trans isomerase, with protein MMQAKSGDNVRVHYTGKLTSGVVFDSSAGREPLEFTLGSGMVIAGFDSGITGMQVGEKKTVHIPVAEAYGPSDENLVFEFNRSDLPKDIPFEVGMQLNMHADGEGQVVPVTVTSVSEDKISVDANHPLAGQDLVFEIELVSVN; from the coding sequence ATCATGCAAGCTAAATCGGGCGACAATGTTCGCGTTCATTACACAGGAAAGTTAACCAGTGGAGTCGTTTTTGATTCATCTGCTGGACGGGAACCACTGGAATTCACGCTGGGTAGCGGAATGGTTATCGCCGGTTTTGATTCAGGTATTACAGGTATGCAAGTGGGCGAAAAGAAAACCGTCCACATTCCAGTAGCCGAAGCTTACGGTCCCTCTGATGAAAATCTGGTTTTCGAATTTAATCGCAGTGATCTGCCTAAGGATATTCCTTTTGAAGTAGGTATGCAACTCAACATGCACGCCGATGGCGAAGGTCAGGTTGTACCCGTAACGGTAACGAGTGTATCAGAAGATAAAATTTCTGTAGACGCCAACCACCCCCTGGCTGGTCAGGATCTGGTGTTTGAAATTGAACTCGTTAGCGTTAACTAA
- a CDS encoding DUF4876 domain-containing protein: MKGIYCWCSLLVLWLGLLSCRLELDPALDVTTIQIKIELEPALKNAGLSPIGTEVVLEDRSGNGPWRAIANAEGIVRFEEMVGGTYQVKARRLIQMDEYRAHTGISVDEDVILMDSLVNQSFSLAGPQQATITLRVKPLGGWLIKQVYYAGSDTLNGVGIRDQFVEVYNNSNADLYADSLYIGFLSGVESKTIPTEYLVAATGQYDWSKSLNIPDPSKATTNTEYSYAHTVVMIPGTGSQYRVRPGESIVIAQNAQNHKVGYTTTDGKKLVTKKPELTVDLSTADFEVVLGRKTTDIDNVAVPNLRVVYCANLAWEMNPGGTEAIVLFRTKANVMQWPKVPTPNVRIVTSSTPLQVQIPNQYILDGLDLQPSSTLIYPKKLPASIDASSQYVPKGAYSSQSLIRRTNKSIGLRRVLMNSQNSTSDFGYFELAQPRGFQ; encoded by the coding sequence ATGAAAGGTATTTACTGCTGGTGTAGCTTGCTTGTGCTTTGGCTTGGATTGCTTTCCTGCCGCCTGGAATTGGATCCAGCTCTGGATGTAACCACCATACAAATCAAGATAGAGCTTGAACCGGCTCTCAAAAATGCGGGACTTTCACCCATCGGTACGGAAGTCGTACTGGAAGACCGTAGCGGTAATGGTCCGTGGCGGGCGATTGCCAATGCCGAAGGAATCGTACGTTTTGAGGAGATGGTAGGAGGCACCTACCAGGTAAAAGCCCGCCGTCTGATTCAGATGGATGAATACCGGGCTCATACGGGAATTTCCGTGGATGAAGATGTGATTCTGATGGATTCACTAGTTAATCAAAGCTTTAGTCTGGCGGGGCCTCAACAGGCTACCATAACGTTGCGAGTGAAGCCTCTGGGCGGCTGGCTGATTAAACAGGTGTATTACGCGGGTTCGGATACGCTTAACGGCGTCGGTATCCGTGATCAGTTTGTAGAAGTATACAATAATTCCAATGCCGACCTCTACGCTGACAGTCTGTACATTGGATTTCTAAGTGGAGTTGAGTCGAAAACTATACCTACCGAGTACCTCGTAGCAGCCACGGGCCAGTACGACTGGAGTAAATCCCTAAACATTCCTGATCCTTCGAAAGCCACAACGAATACTGAATACAGCTACGCTCATACCGTAGTGATGATTCCGGGTACGGGCAGTCAGTACCGCGTGCGACCAGGCGAAAGTATCGTTATCGCTCAAAATGCCCAGAATCATAAAGTGGGGTACACTACGACGGACGGCAAGAAACTGGTAACGAAAAAACCGGAATTGACGGTTGATTTAAGTACCGCTGACTTTGAAGTAGTACTAGGCCGGAAAACGACCGACATAGATAATGTAGCCGTACCGAACTTGCGAGTTGTCTATTGTGCCAATCTGGCCTGGGAAATGAATCCAGGTGGGACCGAGGCAATTGTACTGTTTCGAACCAAGGCGAACGTTATGCAATGGCCCAAAGTACCTACGCCGAATGTACGTATCGTAACTAGTAGTACGCCACTTCAGGTACAGATTCCGAATCAGTACATACTCGATGGGCTGGATTTGCAACCTAGTAGTACGCTCATTTATCCCAAAAAGTTACCGGCATCGATCGATGCTAGCAGTCAATACGTGCCGAAAGGAGCGTATTCTTCCCAATCACTCATTCGCCGAACCAACAAATCCATTGGCTTGCGTCGGGTGCTTATGAACTCGCAAAACTCTACGAGTGACTTTGGCTACTTTGAGCTGGCTCAGCCCCGGGGCTTTCAATAA
- a CDS encoding S41 family peptidase encodes MRSLFSWLLIGVGLSACSPRAYSPERMYQPQQLQKDFQIMRASLEAGHPGLYWYTSKAKLDSAFDATVQALNRPMTEMEFRRQLDPLVELIHCGHTNVRGSRSFERWRKHHTPKDFPLSVFEMTDRIFVSSNFSNQPELWKGQEVVKIDGRPAREVYHTLRSLVISDGYNQTFKNTTILNNFPTYYRYWYGEKETYDVTVLDSLKQEKTYQIQWKKEEKPKGAVVASVRPVTGQVRPTRVPALTPTKTYGNRHAHLSISSRDSSLAILDLNTFSINNYRRLFRRLFRQIERNHIQHLVLDLRNNGGGRVAASNLLMRYVMDQPFQAYQSVESLPHSSTYNRYTNERLARTFMLKVVAKRLPDGRRIIRHATRTQKPVRKYGYHGDMYILTNGGSFSASSITAANLQFWKRAVIIGRETGGGRNGCTAWTIPYLTLPQSHLRIRFPLFKALTAVTDPNEGHGVIPDHPITFTAIDLLANQDPDIEKVYELLRGGRLVKE; translated from the coding sequence ATGAGAAGTCTGTTTAGTTGGTTGTTGATCGGGGTAGGTCTATCCGCCTGCTCTCCTCGAGCGTATTCGCCCGAACGCATGTATCAGCCGCAACAATTACAGAAAGATTTCCAGATCATGCGAGCCAGCCTGGAGGCCGGACATCCGGGCTTATACTGGTATACCTCGAAAGCGAAGCTCGATTCGGCATTTGACGCGACCGTACAGGCCTTGAATCGCCCCATGACGGAAATGGAATTTCGGCGTCAGCTTGATCCTCTGGTTGAGCTAATCCATTGTGGGCATACGAATGTGAGGGGTTCGAGAAGCTTTGAACGTTGGCGAAAACACCATACGCCCAAGGATTTTCCGTTGAGTGTGTTTGAAATGACCGACCGAATTTTTGTTTCCTCTAATTTTAGTAATCAGCCCGAGCTTTGGAAAGGGCAGGAAGTAGTGAAAATTGATGGCCGCCCCGCCCGTGAAGTGTACCATACCTTACGGAGCCTAGTGATTTCGGATGGCTATAATCAAACCTTTAAGAATACTACGATTCTAAATAATTTCCCGACGTATTACCGCTATTGGTACGGCGAAAAAGAGACGTATGATGTAACGGTACTGGATTCGTTGAAGCAGGAAAAAACGTACCAGATTCAGTGGAAAAAAGAAGAAAAGCCTAAAGGGGCTGTTGTAGCGTCCGTTCGGCCCGTAACGGGACAGGTTCGGCCCACTCGCGTGCCCGCACTAACACCGACAAAAACGTATGGTAACCGACATGCCCATTTATCGATTTCTTCACGGGATTCCAGTCTGGCTATTTTGGATTTAAATACCTTTAGTATCAATAATTACCGTCGGTTGTTTCGGCGATTGTTCCGGCAGATTGAACGCAACCATATCCAGCACCTAGTACTGGATTTGCGTAACAATGGGGGTGGTCGTGTGGCTGCCAGTAATTTGCTGATGCGGTACGTGATGGATCAGCCCTTTCAGGCGTATCAGTCCGTGGAAAGCCTGCCGCATTCGTCGACGTATAATCGTTATACGAACGAACGATTGGCCCGTACCTTCATGCTGAAAGTGGTGGCCAAAAGGTTGCCCGATGGTCGGCGGATCATTCGCCATGCTACGCGTACGCAAAAGCCCGTTCGCAAGTACGGCTACCACGGGGATATGTATATTCTAACCAACGGAGGCTCTTTTTCAGCTTCGTCTATTACCGCCGCTAATTTACAGTTCTGGAAACGGGCCGTCATCATTGGTCGCGAGACGGGTGGGGGTCGCAACGGCTGTACGGCCTGGACCATCCCCTATTTAACCTTACCGCAAAGCCATCTACGCATCCGGTTTCCGCTTTTCAAAGCCTTAACGGCTGTAACCGATCCAAACGAAGGGCACGGCGTTATTCCTGATCATCCGATCACTTTTACCGCGATTGATCTGCTGGCAAATCAGGACCCGGATATTGAGAAAGTGTATGAGCTACTGCGAGGGGGACGGCTGGTGAAGGAATAA
- a CDS encoding DUF6702 family protein produces MMKCLNLRPWLSVVLILACVPLFSAFHRNKHDFHNSLTEMRYDARNKVFEVEIKLFTDDLETALNKGRSGAKIRIQDKDQNDRLVEAYIRKHYKFLNAAGQAKAYQYVGKQNEVDATWIFVEMPFTENIKGCKLQQSALTDIFDDQQNIVNLTFGSEKKYFLFNEKIPTRVIE; encoded by the coding sequence ATGATGAAGTGTCTAAACCTGCGGCCCTGGCTGAGTGTAGTACTGATCTTGGCCTGTGTACCGTTGTTTTCTGCCTTTCACCGGAACAAACATGATTTCCACAACAGCCTGACCGAAATGCGTTATGATGCTCGGAACAAGGTGTTTGAAGTAGAAATCAAGCTGTTTACCGATGATCTGGAAACAGCTTTGAATAAAGGTCGGTCGGGAGCTAAAATCCGTATTCAAGACAAAGATCAGAATGATCGATTAGTTGAGGCGTATATCCGTAAGCACTACAAGTTTTTAAACGCAGCGGGTCAGGCGAAAGCTTATCAGTACGTCGGAAAACAGAATGAAGTCGATGCTACCTGGATTTTTGTGGAAATGCCCTTTACGGAGAACATTAAAGGCTGTAAGCTCCAGCAATCAGCTCTAACGGATATTTTTGATGATCAGCAAAACATTGTCAATCTGACCTTTGGCTCCGAGAAAAAGTATTTCCTTTTTAACGAGAAAATACCAACTCGGGTGATTGAATAG
- the rseP gene encoding RIP metalloprotease RseP: MSGWIMAGQLLLGLSILVGLHEFGHFFFAKLFKIRVNKFYIFFDFLFPLPNVANFALWKKKIGDTEYGIGWFPLGGYVQIDGMVDETQEANQLASEPQPWEFRSKPAWQRLLVMLGGIIVNVITGIIIFSSLSYQNGYNYIPVSEVNKNGIVAGELAQEIGLRTGDKILKVNGQPIEDFRQDVVGQVLLESNSNYTVERDGKELVIPIRNDLAGLLARDNNPERFISTFATLGEVVKVAEPEKPGLFAKILGEKKQNLPAYEAGMKEGDKVVSINGKPLTYYHEFSQTVAANKGKVIDVVVDRKGKMLTLKPRVTPEGKLMVFLNRTPLQTPAHVDYNFGQALSAGTYDAFDVVAKNVKGFGKIFKGEVAASDAISGPVGISKLYGEIWDWNHFWTVTGLLSMALAFMNALPIPALDGGHVIFLLYEMIFRRAPSEKFLERAQQIGTILLLGLMVFAIGNDLFK, encoded by the coding sequence ATGAGTGGATGGATTATGGCCGGGCAGTTATTGCTGGGCCTTTCGATACTGGTAGGTTTACACGAGTTTGGCCACTTCTTCTTTGCCAAACTTTTCAAAATCCGCGTCAACAAGTTTTATATCTTTTTTGATTTCCTTTTCCCCCTACCCAACGTTGCCAACTTCGCCCTTTGGAAGAAGAAAATTGGGGATACAGAATATGGTATTGGCTGGTTCCCCTTAGGAGGTTACGTTCAGATTGACGGAATGGTGGATGAAACGCAGGAAGCCAATCAGTTGGCTTCTGAACCCCAGCCCTGGGAATTCCGCTCCAAACCCGCCTGGCAACGTCTCTTGGTAATGTTGGGAGGAATCATTGTCAACGTCATCACGGGAATTATCATTTTCTCATCCCTCTCGTACCAGAACGGCTACAATTACATCCCCGTCTCCGAAGTAAACAAGAACGGGATTGTTGCGGGCGAACTGGCTCAGGAAATCGGGCTGCGTACGGGTGATAAAATCCTGAAAGTAAACGGTCAGCCCATTGAAGACTTCCGTCAGGATGTAGTAGGACAGGTTTTGCTTGAATCCAACAGCAATTACACCGTCGAACGGGATGGCAAAGAGCTGGTCATTCCCATCCGGAACGATTTGGCGGGCTTACTGGCTCGGGATAACAATCCTGAGCGTTTCATCAGCACCTTCGCCACCCTGGGCGAAGTAGTGAAAGTAGCCGAACCGGAAAAACCGGGTTTGTTTGCCAAGATTCTAGGTGAGAAAAAGCAGAACCTACCAGCCTACGAAGCGGGTATGAAGGAAGGCGACAAAGTGGTTAGTATTAATGGTAAGCCCCTGACATATTACCACGAATTTTCTCAAACGGTAGCGGCGAATAAAGGCAAAGTTATCGATGTGGTGGTTGATCGGAAAGGTAAGATGCTGACGCTTAAACCCCGCGTAACTCCCGAAGGTAAACTGATGGTTTTCCTGAATCGGACGCCTTTACAGACGCCGGCTCACGTGGATTACAATTTCGGTCAGGCTCTGTCAGCGGGTACCTACGATGCCTTCGACGTAGTAGCGAAAAACGTAAAAGGTTTTGGTAAGATTTTTAAAGGTGAAGTAGCCGCTAGCGATGCCATCAGTGGCCCGGTAGGAATCAGTAAATTATACGGTGAAATCTGGGATTGGAATCACTTCTGGACGGTAACGGGTCTGCTTTCGATGGCTTTGGCCTTTATGAATGCCCTGCCGATTCCGGCCCTCGACGGTGGTCACGTTATTTTCCTGCTATATGAAATGATTTTCCGCCGGGCTCCTTCGGAAAAATTCCTCGAACGGGCCCAGCAAATTGGTACCATTTTGTTGCTAGGCTTGATGGTCTTTGCGATTGGTAATGACTTGTTTAAGTAA
- the fucP gene encoding L-fucose:H+ symporter permease, producing the protein MALGPSSEKVKIKDGSASGSYLIPFALVTSLFFLWGLANSLNGSLIKQFQIALDLSRFQAGIVDFAFYLGYFFMALPAGYVMRKFGYKKGILFGLILYAAGAFLFYPAASARVYGFFLFALFMIASGIAFLETAANLYVTVLGDPETSEWRLNFSQSFNGISLILGPIIGALFIFSQTEYTPEMLAAMPAAEVEAIRVQEALSVQGPYLAIGSIVAFVALIFAVVKMPEVGAEEEKSAGKISITHLFRHKHLVYGIIAQFANVGAQSVLWGYFVDFKLDFSRETHWVLAEGWMKIISSVSGLDASSLSNTQIAGFHASFALVLFMLGRFVGTSLMTRMPAQRVLTIYSVAAVAFVAIAGLAGGLVAVICLSMTYFCQSIMFPTIFALATKNLGVEAKMASSLIIMSIVGGAVLPLVAGLLFPSGAAMALLVPFVCFAYVVFFAIKGYKAD; encoded by the coding sequence ATGGCACTTGGACCATCGTCTGAAAAAGTAAAAATTAAAGATGGCTCGGCTTCTGGCAGTTATCTGATTCCCTTTGCTCTGGTTACGAGCTTGTTTTTTTTATGGGGCCTTGCCAACTCGCTGAATGGCTCGCTGATCAAGCAATTTCAGATTGCCTTGGACTTAAGTCGTTTTCAGGCTGGTATTGTTGATTTCGCTTTTTATCTGGGCTATTTCTTCATGGCTCTCCCGGCGGGATACGTCATGCGAAAGTTTGGCTACAAGAAAGGCATTCTCTTTGGCCTGATTCTGTACGCGGCTGGAGCTTTTCTGTTTTACCCCGCCGCCAGTGCCCGCGTGTACGGATTCTTCCTCTTTGCTCTCTTCATGATTGCCAGTGGCATTGCCTTTCTGGAAACGGCAGCGAACCTGTACGTAACGGTATTGGGCGATCCGGAAACGTCAGAATGGCGATTGAATTTTTCCCAGTCTTTCAACGGGATTAGTCTGATCTTAGGTCCCATTATCGGAGCGTTGTTCATTTTCTCCCAAACTGAGTACACGCCTGAAATGCTGGCAGCCATGCCCGCTGCCGAAGTAGAGGCTATACGGGTACAGGAAGCTCTCTCGGTGCAGGGGCCTTATCTGGCTATTGGTTCCATCGTAGCTTTTGTAGCCTTGATCTTTGCGGTAGTGAAAATGCCGGAAGTGGGGGCGGAAGAAGAAAAATCAGCCGGAAAAATCTCTATTACGCACCTATTCCGTCACAAACACTTGGTATACGGAATTATTGCTCAATTTGCCAACGTGGGTGCTCAGTCCGTACTCTGGGGTTATTTCGTGGATTTCAAACTGGATTTTTCTCGGGAAACCCACTGGGTTCTGGCCGAAGGCTGGATGAAGATCATCAGCAGTGTCAGTGGACTTGACGCCTCTTCGCTTTCCAATACCCAAATCGCTGGGTTCCACGCTTCGTTTGCACTGGTACTGTTTATGCTGGGTCGCTTTGTAGGTACTTCCCTCATGACTCGGATGCCCGCCCAACGTGTACTTACGATCTACTCCGTAGCCGCCGTGGCTTTCGTAGCCATCGCTGGCCTTGCGGGTGGCCTGGTCGCCGTGATTTGCCTGAGCATGACGTACTTCTGCCAGTCCATCATGTTCCCCACCATTTTCGCCTTAGCGACCAAAAATCTGGGCGTTGAAGCAAAGATGGCGTCCTCTTTAATTATCATGAGTATCGTTGGCGGAGCGGTACTACCCCTAGTAGCGGGTCTGCTTTTCCCATCCGGAGCTGCTATGGCCTTGCTGGTACCCTTTGTCTGCTTTGCTTATGTCGTGTTTTTTGCCATTAAAGGATACAAAGCCGATTAG
- a CDS encoding SDR family oxidoreductase: MNLNLTNKVIIVTGGAKGIGEGISKVLATEGAIPVIIGRSESDNLKTVAAIEAAGGQAFQVPAELTQPSECEKAVRLTLEKFGVIDGLVNNAGVNDGVGLETGTYEDFVASLHKNLIHYYLMAQYALPALKASQGAIVNIGSKTAETGQGGTSAYAAANGGRNALTREWAVELLKYNVRVNAVIVAESWTPLYERWINGLPNPEEKLKEITRNIPLQQRMTTTEELGTTVAFLLSNKSSHTTGQLIHVDGGYVHLDRALANA; the protein is encoded by the coding sequence ATGAATCTAAACCTAACCAATAAAGTCATCATTGTTACGGGCGGTGCCAAAGGCATTGGCGAAGGAATTAGTAAAGTGCTGGCTACCGAAGGAGCGATTCCGGTTATTATTGGTCGTAGTGAGTCCGATAATTTGAAAACAGTAGCAGCGATTGAAGCGGCGGGTGGTCAGGCCTTTCAGGTACCTGCCGAATTGACCCAGCCCAGCGAATGCGAAAAGGCCGTTCGATTGACGCTGGAGAAATTTGGTGTCATCGATGGACTGGTCAATAACGCCGGGGTAAACGATGGAGTAGGTCTGGAAACGGGCACTTATGAAGACTTTGTAGCTTCACTGCACAAAAACCTGATTCATTATTACCTGATGGCTCAGTATGCGTTGCCTGCTCTGAAAGCATCACAGGGAGCCATTGTCAATATTGGCTCAAAAACGGCTGAAACGGGTCAGGGAGGTACGTCTGCTTATGCCGCCGCGAACGGAGGCCGCAATGCTCTTACCCGCGAATGGGCCGTTGAACTGCTTAAATACAATGTTCGGGTCAACGCAGTGATTGTAGCCGAAAGCTGGACGCCCCTGTACGAACGCTGGATCAATGGCTTACCCAACCCGGAAGAAAAACTCAAGGAAATTACCCGCAACATTCCCTTACAGCAACGCATGACCACCACCGAAGAACTCGGTACTACGGTCGCCTTTTTGTTATCCAACAAATCCAGTCATACCACTGGTCAGCTCATCCACGTGGACGGCGGATACGTACACTTGGACCGGGCTTTGGCGAATGCTTAA
- a CDS encoding amidohydrolase family protein: protein MKIDSHQHFWQYDPIRDAWITPAMQPIRRDFFPEDLQPLLENTGIDGTVAVQADQSEAETEFLLTLAEQHNFIKGVVGWVDLRSETLSERLDHFKAFPKLKGFRHIVQAEPDDLFLLRTEFMEGVRTLGEYGYTYDVLIYPKHLPVARELATRLPYNRFVVDHGAKPLIKQGELEKWTADIQSLGKRENVCCKVSGLVTEADWENWSLKQLRPYLDVIFESFGTSRTMFGSDWPVCLVASAYERWVEILNEYMKPFSETEKAQFWGVTATEFYNL, encoded by the coding sequence ATGAAAATTGACTCACATCAGCACTTCTGGCAGTATGATCCCATTCGGGATGCCTGGATTACCCCCGCCATGCAGCCCATCCGACGGGATTTTTTCCCAGAAGACCTCCAACCGCTACTTGAGAACACCGGTATTGATGGCACTGTAGCTGTACAAGCTGATCAATCAGAAGCTGAAACGGAATTTTTACTTACGCTGGCGGAGCAACATAATTTTATCAAGGGTGTCGTAGGCTGGGTGGATTTACGGTCGGAAACGCTAAGCGAACGGCTGGACCATTTCAAGGCATTTCCCAAACTCAAAGGCTTTCGTCATATCGTACAAGCGGAACCGGATGATCTATTTCTGCTCCGGACGGAGTTTATGGAAGGCGTGCGTACCCTTGGTGAGTATGGCTATACTTATGATGTATTGATTTACCCAAAGCACCTTCCCGTCGCCCGCGAATTGGCTACTCGTTTGCCCTATAACCGATTCGTGGTTGATCATGGAGCCAAACCCCTGATTAAACAGGGCGAACTGGAAAAATGGACGGCCGATATTCAATCGTTGGGTAAACGCGAAAATGTTTGCTGCAAGGTATCCGGACTAGTGACGGAAGCCGATTGGGAAAACTGGTCACTTAAACAGCTTCGCCCCTATCTGGACGTCATTTTCGAATCCTTCGGTACTTCCCGTACCATGTTTGGTTCCGATTGGCCCGTTTGTCTGGTTGCTTCCGCTTACGAACGCTGGGTAGAGATACTAAACGAATACATGAAACCGTTTTCGGAAACTGAAAAAGCTCAATTCTGGGGAGTCACGGCTACTGAATTTTATAATTTATAA
- the rplS gene encoding 50S ribosomal protein L19 produces the protein MSDLIKLVEADNSARRTDIPDFKSGDTLNVHVKIREGNKERIQVFTGAVIQRKNSGTNGETFTVRKVSNGVGVERIFPLLSPNIDKIEVVRRGLVRRARLYYLRGKQGKAAKIKEKKK, from the coding sequence ATGAGTGATCTGATCAAACTGGTGGAAGCTGATAATTCAGCTCGCCGGACCGACATCCCCGATTTCAAATCTGGCGATACGCTTAATGTTCACGTAAAAATTCGTGAAGGCAATAAAGAACGTATCCAGGTTTTCACTGGTGCGGTAATTCAACGCAAAAATTCTGGTACGAATGGCGAAACGTTTACGGTACGTAAAGTATCTAATGGCGTTGGCGTAGAGCGTATTTTCCCCCTTCTTTCGCCCAACATCGACAAAATCGAAGTGGTACGTCGCGGTCTGGTACGTCGTGCTCGTCTGTACTACCTGCGTGGCAAACAAGGTAAGGCTGCCAAAATCAAGGAAAAGAAAAAATAG
- a CDS encoding head GIN domain-containing protein yields MKPAKAVMHTKFLTSVFFFLSLLVATTVGAQTRKTFNLSNFDRLDLGSAFIIDVKPGNFKVEVEGEQKDLDELEANVSSGQLRIRYREMHRRSNNRQRVHVHITMPALTGVRFSGASQAKVSGFGSQNRMNIDISGASQVSIDTRAKQVQMDLSGASQVTLNGNAESLDGKISGATIFKGEEFKVGQANVNVSGASSARIYVTEKLLADASGASQVRYRGHPSVTANTSGASQVSNE; encoded by the coding sequence ATGAAACCTGCAAAAGCCGTGATGCACACGAAATTCTTGACCTCCGTATTCTTTTTCCTGAGCCTGCTCGTGGCTACCACAGTAGGAGCACAGACCAGAAAAACATTCAATCTCAGCAATTTTGACCGTCTGGATTTAGGTTCTGCCTTTATCATTGACGTGAAGCCGGGCAATTTTAAAGTAGAAGTAGAAGGCGAACAGAAAGACCTCGACGAGTTGGAGGCCAATGTTAGCAGCGGTCAGCTTCGGATTCGGTACCGGGAAATGCACCGGCGTTCGAATAACCGTCAGCGGGTACACGTCCACATCACCATGCCCGCCCTGACGGGGGTACGATTCAGCGGAGCTTCCCAGGCCAAAGTATCAGGTTTCGGTAGCCAAAATCGAATGAATATTGATATTTCCGGAGCTTCGCAGGTCAGCATTGATACGCGGGCCAAACAGGTACAAATGGATTTGTCGGGTGCTTCGCAGGTTACTTTAAACGGAAATGCGGAAAGTCTTGACGGAAAAATTTCGGGTGCTACCATTTTTAAAGGCGAAGAATTTAAAGTAGGTCAGGCGAACGTAAATGTTTCCGGAGCCAGCTCGGCTCGCATCTACGTAACCGAAAAATTATTGGCCGATGCCAGCGGAGCCAGTCAGGTGCGGTATCGGGGTCATCCGTCCGTAACTGCCAATACCTCAGGAGCTAGCCAGGTTTCGAACGAATAG
- a CDS encoding acyl carrier protein translates to MSEISAKVKQIIVDKLGVEESEVTPEASFTNDLGADSLDTVELIMEFEKEFNVSIPDDQAETITTVGQAVAYLEEHAK, encoded by the coding sequence ATGTCAGAAATCTCGGCTAAAGTCAAGCAGATTATCGTTGACAAATTGGGCGTGGAGGAGTCGGAAGTGACGCCGGAAGCTAGCTTTACGAATGACCTCGGGGCTGACTCGCTCGATACCGTGGAACTCATCATGGAATTTGAAAAAGAATTCAATGTGTCTATTCCCGACGATCAGGCTGAAACGATCACGACGGTCGGTCAGGCTGTTGCCTATCTGGAAGAACACGCCAAGTAA